DNA sequence from the Tissierella sp. MB52-C2 genome:
CCATAGCTCAGTATGATTATACAGATAAACTTACACTATGGACACCAACACAAAATACCTTCGCTTTTAGAATATTATTATCTCAAATAATGGATATGCCATTACATAAGATAAGAGTAATAAGACCAACAATAGGTGGAGCTTTTGGCGGTAAGCTTGAAATGACTATAGAGCCTGTTGCAGCAATATTGTCAAGAATGACAAAGCGACCTGTAAAACTTGTGTTAGATAGAACAGAAACCATTTTAACTACAAGAGTTCGTCATGGTGCAGTAGTCTATATGAAAACTGGAGTAAAAGATGATGGAACTATTTTAGCTCAAGATATTAAGATGTATACCAATACTGGAGCCTATGCTTCCAGTGCATTAAATGTTATGGGGGCTCTTAGTCATAAAATATATAAAGTATATAAGATACCTAATATGAGATTTAGTGGAATACCAGTATATACAAATACTATTACTGCTGGAGCCATGAGAGGATATGGTTCTCCCCAAGTATTTATGGCACAGCAAACTCAACTAGGAAAAATAGCAAGGGAATTAAACTTGGATTTAATAGAAATACAAAAGAAAAACTCAGTTGAGCCTAATGGAGTAGACCAAAGGTTTAACTCACCTTTAGGTAATCCAAGATTATTAGATTGTATTGAAAAAGGAAGAGAATTATTTAAATGGGATGAAAAGAAAAATTCAAAGACTGAAGAAGGAAGCTGGGTCAAAGGTATAGGAATGGCAATAGGAGCTCATGGAAATGGAGTATTTGGAGCCCATAGAGATGTAATAACTTTAATTCTAAAGCTAAATGAAGATGGAACCTTAACTCTTATTACAGGAACTCATGATATGGGAAATGGAACTGTCACTATGCAAACTCAGATGATAGCAGAAGTATTAGGAGTTACTCCAGATAAAGTAGAAACTTTTGAAACTGATACAGATGCCTGTGCTTGGAATTTAGGAGACTATGCTAGTAGAGGTGTATTTGTGGAGGGGGCTGCTGCTAAAAAGACTGCCGAGAAACTTAAAGAATTAATAATATCTGATGCTAAGGAATTGTTAGAGGTTGAAGATGAACTGGAGTTAGTAGAAGGATTTGTTGTAAGTAAGTCTAATTCAGAAAAGAGAGTATCTCTATCGGATATAGCAGTAAATAGCCAAAAAGTAAAAAACAGAGAACTTACAGTAATAGAAGATTATGCGTCACCTGCTGGACTTACATCCTATGGTGCTCACTTTGCAGAAGTTTTAGTAAATAAAGAGACAGGAGAAATAAAAGTTATAGATTTTGTAGCAGTACATGATGTAGGCAGAATGATTAATCCTATATCTTTAGAGGGGCAGCTTGAAGGTGGAATACAAATGGGATTAGGATATGCTTTAAGTGAAGGTTATGTATTTGATGAAAAAGGAAAGCCAATAAATAATAGTTTCACAACTTATAAGATGTTTAGGACAGTAGATATGCCAAAGATTACAACATTCTTTATAGAAGAATTAGAGGAAAAAGGTCCTTATGGTGCAAAGAGTATTGGAGAATGTGCAGTAGTTCCTGTAGCACCTGCAGTATGTAATGCAGTGGCTGATGCACTTAATATTGATGTAAATGAATTACCTATAAAAATAAAAAGAGGTGTGTAATTTATGGTTAAAATATTAGGAATTAGTGGAAGTCCTAGACATGGAGCAACTGAATATGCAGTACAAGAAGCATTGAAATCAGTTCAAGAAACAGTACCGGGAATTGAAATAGAATATTGGAGTGTAAGAGGTAAAAAAATAGGACCTTGTGTTCACTGTGATGCTTGTATTAGAAATAAAACCATGTGTATTATAAAAGACGATTTACAAGAACTAGAGCCTAAGATACTAGAAGCTGATGCCCTTATTATTGGCTCGCCAGTATATGATATGAATATAACGGCTCAACTTACAGCAATATTCAATAGACTACGTCCAATTTATTTGGTACACGCCGGAAAATTACAAAATAAGGTAGGGGCTGCTATTACTACAGGTGGAACTAGATACGGTGGTCAAGAACTGGCTAAACTTCCTATAATAAACTTCTATTTAATGCACGAAATGCTTGTTTCTGGAGGTTTAGGAGGTTGTTATATAGGAGGAACTATTTGGAGTAAAGATGCAAAGGCAAAAGGAGCAGAGGAAGACACTGTAGGAATGGATACTATAAAAAGATTAGGTAAGGGAGTAGCCGAGGCGGTAATGGTTTCCAAATATGGACTAGATGCTTGGAATCAGCAAAAAGAGACTCTAGGTCTTATAGCTACCGATAAATCACCACTAAGAGACCACTAAAAAATTTTCCAATATATAAACTATCTCAGTTAGACTTGAGTTAGTAGAATTTAGATGCTTTAATGTAAGAAAGTCAATGTGTAAATATAATATTTTAAAATACTAAGGAGAAAAACAAGCAGGTAATAAAATAAAATCTATGGAGGGACATTGAATGTTGAAAAAGAAAGAGTATAGTACTTCACCTTTCGATATTAATGGAGTACCACCTATTGCAAAAGCATTACCTTTATCATTGCAACATATTTTAGCAATGATAGTAGGAACAGTAACTGTACCTATAATTATTGCTGGAGTAACAGGTGCAAGTCCTCAAGAAAAAACGTTACTTGTTCAGGCTGCTTTAATAGTTGCCGGATTAGCAACATTATTACAGCTTTATCCTATTGGTAATTTAGGATCTAAGCTGCCAATTATATTTGGCGTAGGATTTACTTATGTACCTACATTAACAGCTATAGGATCAGAATATGGATTATCGGGTATATTTGGAGCACAATTATTAGGTGGTATTTTCACCATATTAATAGGTGTGACAATTAAAAAGTATATAAAATACTTTCCGCCTCTTGTAACGGGAACAGTAGTTACTACAATTGGATTATCACTATATCCTATAGCCATAAACTATATGGCTGGTGGGATCAATGCACCAGACTATGGTTCGCCTTCTAATTGGGGCATAGCACTATTAACATTAGTAGTAGTAATTATTTGCAGTCAATTTGCAAAAGGATATTTAAAATCAGCTTCAATGATAGTAGGAATTGCAGTAGGATATATTGCAGCTTTAGCCATTAATAAAGTAGATTTCGGACCCATTGCTGAAGCAACTTTGATTTCAATACCTAAAATAAACAATTTTTCAATGTCCTTTCATGCTCCAGCCATAGTTAGTATGTTAGTATTAGCTTTGGTAAATGCACTACAAAGCATAGGTGATTTGTCTGCAACTACTATGGGTGGTATGAATAGAAGAATTACTGAAGAAGAATTATCAAGAGGAATTGTAGGTAGTGGAATAATTACGGCGGCAGGTGTATTAATTGGAGGTTTGCCACCATCTTCTTATAGTCAAAATGTTGGGTTATTATCAATGAATAAAGTTATTAGCAGATTTGTATTTGGCATAGCAGGAGGATTTATGTTATTGGCAGGATTTGTACCAAAGTTTGGTGCATTAATGACAACTATTCCTACATCTGTACTTGGTGGGGCAACAGTAAGTATTTTCGGAATGATAACTATGACTGGATTTAAATTAATAATTCAAGAAGAGCTTACTGCAAGAAATGTTACTATAGTTGGTCTTGCTTTAGCCATGGGTATGGGAGTGACTACAGTACCTGAATGCTTAGACCAGTTTCCAGAGATTGTATCAATGATATTTGGTAAATCACCTATAGTAATAGCTACAATAGTTGCATTTACATTAAATATTATATTACCAAATAAAACATTACAGGATGAAGAAAATGAGAGAATACAGATGGATGCTAATTAACTATGCTAGAAGTGTACTAAATACAGAGATTAGGATAAATGAATATAACAATAACAGCAAATGCAAAAGGTTGGCATTAGATGTTAAGGAGTATTAGATACATTTAAAGTTTTACTTAAATCGTTTCATAAAATTTAATATAATTTAGATTTCCAAAATGAGTTATAAACTAATAAACGGAGGAGGAAATTTTATGAGAGACAGGAGTAATACATCAAAATTTCACTTAGATGGTATTCCACCATTAAGGGAAGCATTTCCTTTAGGACTACAGCATGTTATAGCAATGTTTGTTCCAAATCTAGTACCTATGATGCTTGTTTCACAGGCAGCAGGTTTAGATCACTATCATACAACATTATTAATCCAATGTGCCATGATAGGTGCAGCAATAGGAACACTATTGCAAGAATATCCTATTTCATTGGGGAAGGAATATAGAATAGGCTCAAAGTTACCAGTTATGCTAGGATTAACTTATGTATTTATGCCAACTTGTATTGCTGTAGCTGGGCAATATGGTATGGCAACAATATTTGGTGCTCAAATGGCGGCAGGATTAATATCAATTATTTTTGGCGTGGTTTTTAAGAAGGTTAGAAAATATTTTCCACCGGTGGTAACAGGAACAGTGGTATTATCTCTAGGACTTTCTGTGTTTAGTTTAGCAATAAACAATATAGCAGGTGGAGCTAATTCAGCTACTTATGGATCATATCAAAATTGGATAGTAGGTATGACTGTTGTAGTTATTGTATTGTTTTTACAACAATGGGGAAAGGGACTACTTAAGGATTCTGCCATATTGGTAGGTATGCTAGTGGGATACATTGTTGCATTTGGATTTAAAATGATAGACTTTTCACCAATAGCAGAGGCAGCTTGGTTTGCACTACCAAAGCCATTAGCCTTTGGATTGGATTTTAGGTTAGATATAATTGTAATGTTTGTATTACTGTATTTTATTGTATCAGTCCAAATAGTTGGAGATTTTTCTGTTTCAGCAATGGGTGGTCTTGGAAGAGAAGCAACAGACGAGGAACTTACTGGCGGAATAATAGGAAATAGTTTCTCAAGTATCATAACAGCTTTATTAAATAATTTCCCAACAGCTACATATAGCCAAAATTCTGGATTAGTTGCATTGAATAAGGTGGTAAGTAGATATGTTTTGGGTGTGGGAGCAATAATATTACTTATTGCTGGTCTTTGTCCTAAGATTGGAGCAGCATTTTCGACTATCCCTAATTCAGTAGTTGGAGGAGGAACTCTTGTAGTATTCTCAATGATAGCTATGTCAGGAGTAAGTCTTGTAAATATGCAGGAATTTGGTGCTAGATCTAAATTGATAGTGGGAATATCATTGGCATTTGGACTTGGCATAGTTAATGCTAAAGAATCTATAGCAATGTTTCCTGATACATTTAAATTGTTATTTGGTCAATCCAGTGTAGTACTAGCCACGACTGTTGCAGTTATACTAAATCTCATATTCCCTAAAGAAAAGGAAGAGATAAATGAAGCAGTGGATAAAAATAGTGGTAAGATGAACCAAAGCAGTGTAGAGGTTTTATCTTAGAATAGTTGTATATTTAATAGAGAGGTGAGAATATGAATATGACATTAACTATAAATAATAAAAAAGTCACATTAGATATAAAGCCAGATGAAGTTCTACTTGACACATTAAGAGCAAATGGATATTTAAGCGTACAAAGAGGATGTGATACTAGCTCTTGTGGATTATGCGCAATATGGGTCAATGATGAGGTAGTACTATCTTGTACTTATCTTACTGTAAGGGCAGCAAATAAAAATGTAACTACACTGGAAGGAGTACAAAAAGAAGCTAAAGAATTTGCAGATTTTCTTGCAGATGAAGGTGCAGATCAATGTGGATATTGTGCACCAGGATTTATAATGACAGTTTTGGCTATGGCAAAAGAACTAAATAATCCTAGTGAAGAGGAAATATATCATTACTTAAACGGAAACCTTTGTAGATGTACAGGCTATAAAGGACAGATTAGGGCTATAAAGAAATATTTAGAATTCAAAAATAATTAAATAGGGAAAGGGGGAAAGAAAATGATTACCATAAAAGAATATGTTGCACCTGAAAGTTTAGAAGAAGCATATGAAATACTAATGTCTGGAAAAACCAACTTAATTTTAGGTGGTTTTGGATTTATTAAAATGGGTTCAAGAGCAGTAAATAAGGCAATAGACTTATGTAATTTATCCTTAGATTATATTACTGAAACTGAAGATGAAATACTAATAGGAGCAGAAACATCTTTAAGAGCTTTAGAAATCAATGATATAATTAGAAATTACTGTGGTGGAGTAATTAGTCAAGGTGTTTCAAATATTGTAGGAGTACAGTTTAGAAATATGGCTAAGGTTGGGGCAAGTGTATTTTCTAGATATGGATTTTCCGATTTATTACCATCCCTATTGGTTTTAGATGCAAAGGTAAGACTTTATAAAGGTGGACTAATGAACTTAGATGATTTCTTAGAAAGAGACTTTGAAAAAGATATATTAGTAGAAGTTATATTACCTAAGAAAAAAGGTATGGCAGTATATGATTGCATTAGAAAATCAACTGGAGATTTCCCGATTATAAATGGAGCAATCTTTAAAGGAGAAAATGGACAATACAGAATAGCCATTGGCTCAAGACCTCAAAGAGCTAAGTTAGCCATAAAAGCAGCAAAGGCATTGGAAAATGGTGATGATATAGAAGCAGTTGTAGAAATCATACCAGAAGAATTACATTTTGGTACCAATATTCGTGGAAGCAAAGAATATAGAGAAGATATGAGTAAGGCTCTGTTAAGCAGAATGTACGGCAAGGTAGGTGTTTAATTTGGTAAATAAAAGTGTAAGGAAAAAAGACAGTGAATCTTTATTAAGTGGTAAGCCTGTATATATGGAAGATATGATTTTTCATAAAGATGTTTTGACATTAAAGGCTTTGAGAAGCCCCTATGCTTTTGCCAAAATAAGAAATATAGATATAGAAACGGCAAAAAAAGTACCTGGAGTAGTAGATATATATACTTATAAAGATGTTCCTTACAATAGATTTACAGAATGCTGTGAATCCTATACTGAAGCATCACCTTATGATAGATGTTTATTAGAGCCATTACTAAGATATGTGGGAGATGAAGTTGCAATAATTGCGGCTGAAACTGAAGACGCTGCTGAGAAAGCCTTGAAACTAATAAAAGTTGATTATGAAGTTTTAGAACCTATATTAGACCCAAGAATTGCAGAAGGACATAGTTCCATAATACATCCAGAAGAAGATATTTTCTGTTCATTTCCTTACGGACACAATCAGCTCAAAAATATAGTTTCTGAATTTAACTATGGCAAAGGTGACGTAGATGAAGAGTTTAAAAACTGTGACGTAATTATAGAAAGAACATACAAAACTCAAGCCCAATCCCACTGTATGCTAGAAACTCATAGGGCTTATACCTATATAGATGCCAATGGAAGAATAGTAATTATTTCCCCTACCCAAACTCCTTATCACATGAGAAGACAGGTTTGCAGAGCCATAGGAATTCCCGCATCAAAGGTAAGACTTATAAAACCTAGAGTTGGTGGAGGATTTGGAGGAAAGAAAATAGCATTAGTAGAACCTTTCGCAGCTTTTGTTACTTGGAAAACAGGAAGACCTT
Encoded proteins:
- a CDS encoding molybdopterin cofactor-binding domain-containing protein, whose product is MSKEKIIGNSYPVKDANLKVTGQLKYVGDMKLPNMLYAKMLFSSVAHANIKNIDISEALKVPGVRAIATCFNTPQTKYNSALRFFEHDIPKTEAVFPRTVRYVGDRVAAVAAETEKAAKEAIKLIKVEYEELPVILDVEEAIKEEAIHIHPGGNKVIEMTANAGDVDKAFEECYRIFEDKYEVPPIHHGAIETHVAIAQYDYTDKLTLWTPTQNTFAFRILLSQIMDMPLHKIRVIRPTIGGAFGGKLEMTIEPVAAILSRMTKRPVKLVLDRTETILTTRVRHGAVVYMKTGVKDDGTILAQDIKMYTNTGAYASSALNVMGALSHKIYKVYKIPNMRFSGIPVYTNTITAGAMRGYGSPQVFMAQQTQLGKIARELNLDLIEIQKKNSVEPNGVDQRFNSPLGNPRLLDCIEKGRELFKWDEKKNSKTEEGSWVKGIGMAIGAHGNGVFGAHRDVITLILKLNEDGTLTLITGTHDMGNGTVTMQTQMIAEVLGVTPDKVETFETDTDACAWNLGDYASRGVFVEGAAAKKTAEKLKELIISDAKELLEVEDELELVEGFVVSKSNSEKRVSLSDIAVNSQKVKNRELTVIEDYASPAGLTSYGAHFAEVLVNKETGEIKVIDFVAVHDVGRMINPISLEGQLEGGIQMGLGYALSEGYVFDEKGKPINNSFTTYKMFRTVDMPKITTFFIEELEEKGPYGAKSIGECAVVPVAPAVCNAVADALNIDVNELPIKIKRGV
- a CDS encoding flavodoxin family protein, which produces MVKILGISGSPRHGATEYAVQEALKSVQETVPGIEIEYWSVRGKKIGPCVHCDACIRNKTMCIIKDDLQELEPKILEADALIIGSPVYDMNITAQLTAIFNRLRPIYLVHAGKLQNKVGAAITTGGTRYGGQELAKLPIINFYLMHEMLVSGGLGGCYIGGTIWSKDAKAKGAEEDTVGMDTIKRLGKGVAEAVMVSKYGLDAWNQQKETLGLIATDKSPLRDH
- a CDS encoding nucleobase:cation symporter-2 family protein is translated as MLKKKEYSTSPFDINGVPPIAKALPLSLQHILAMIVGTVTVPIIIAGVTGASPQEKTLLVQAALIVAGLATLLQLYPIGNLGSKLPIIFGVGFTYVPTLTAIGSEYGLSGIFGAQLLGGIFTILIGVTIKKYIKYFPPLVTGTVVTTIGLSLYPIAINYMAGGINAPDYGSPSNWGIALLTLVVVIICSQFAKGYLKSASMIVGIAVGYIAALAINKVDFGPIAEATLISIPKINNFSMSFHAPAIVSMLVLALVNALQSIGDLSATTMGGMNRRITEEELSRGIVGSGIITAAGVLIGGLPPSSYSQNVGLLSMNKVISRFVFGIAGGFMLLAGFVPKFGALMTTIPTSVLGGATVSIFGMITMTGFKLIIQEELTARNVTIVGLALAMGMGVTTVPECLDQFPEIVSMIFGKSPIVIATIVAFTLNIILPNKTLQDEENERIQMDAN
- a CDS encoding nucleobase:cation symporter-2 family protein, whose translation is MRDRSNTSKFHLDGIPPLREAFPLGLQHVIAMFVPNLVPMMLVSQAAGLDHYHTTLLIQCAMIGAAIGTLLQEYPISLGKEYRIGSKLPVMLGLTYVFMPTCIAVAGQYGMATIFGAQMAAGLISIIFGVVFKKVRKYFPPVVTGTVVLSLGLSVFSLAINNIAGGANSATYGSYQNWIVGMTVVVIVLFLQQWGKGLLKDSAILVGMLVGYIVAFGFKMIDFSPIAEAAWFALPKPLAFGLDFRLDIIVMFVLLYFIVSVQIVGDFSVSAMGGLGREATDEELTGGIIGNSFSSIITALLNNFPTATYSQNSGLVALNKVVSRYVLGVGAIILLIAGLCPKIGAAFSTIPNSVVGGGTLVVFSMIAMSGVSLVNMQEFGARSKLIVGISLAFGLGIVNAKESIAMFPDTFKLLFGQSSVVLATTVAVILNLIFPKEKEEINEAVDKNSGKMNQSSVEVLS
- a CDS encoding 2Fe-2S iron-sulfur cluster-binding protein; its protein translation is MNMTLTINNKKVTLDIKPDEVLLDTLRANGYLSVQRGCDTSSCGLCAIWVNDEVVLSCTYLTVRAANKNVTTLEGVQKEAKEFADFLADEGADQCGYCAPGFIMTVLAMAKELNNPSEEEIYHYLNGNLCRCTGYKGQIRAIKKYLEFKNN
- a CDS encoding FAD binding domain-containing protein, whose translation is MITIKEYVAPESLEEAYEILMSGKTNLILGGFGFIKMGSRAVNKAIDLCNLSLDYITETEDEILIGAETSLRALEINDIIRNYCGGVISQGVSNIVGVQFRNMAKVGASVFSRYGFSDLLPSLLVLDAKVRLYKGGLMNLDDFLERDFEKDILVEVILPKKKGMAVYDCIRKSTGDFPIINGAIFKGENGQYRIAIGSRPQRAKLAIKAAKALENGDDIEAVVEIIPEELHFGTNIRGSKEYREDMSKALLSRMYGKVGV